A region of the Stieleria neptunia genome:
AAGCAATTAGGGATAGCGATTCTTGTTTGCCAGTAATCGTTTCAGCGACCGTGGCAATGATCTTGATCAAGTAGTCGTCGCCACGTCGTTCGACGACGTCCAACCTCAGTCTTAACACATCATGTGATTCCATCACATTTACGTCAAAGTACGGTTCGCCAGAATCTTCATCGCATGGCGAATTCAGTTCGATTGAAGCCCCCGTCAGATCGTCATTTGGCTCCAGGGGCAACGGACCGGCTTCTGTCATTAGTCGAATGCCGTATGGGTATTCGGGCTCGTCACGGTCGTCGGTGACGCAAGGTCCCGAGAAATTGAAGTCCCACCCGGGGCCGGAGCAACTATCGGTGATGTACCGAAACGTTGCGGATTCAATCGCAAAGCGATGAGAGTCGAAATGCAATTCGTTTTCATCCATCGCACATCATCTTGCCGGAGAACTCGAAAAATCACAGGAATGCTGGTCAGCCAGAGCGATCATCTCACCCAACCATTTTTGTATGCTGGACTCATCTTTGCAATTCATTTGGGGATCCGATGCACAATCCAGGTGCCAAATATCAAAAGCGTAAGATCGGGCAATCGCTGTCGAATACTGAAAGCTCAAGATGTCGCGAAGACGCAAAACTCCGGCTTCATCATGTGAAGCGATCCGGAAGCGAAGGCATTTGTTCTCCAGCACTTCTGTGCCGCTGAGATGCAGAAGCGCAAACACCTTGTTGCTTGCCCCGAGCAATCGTTCGTATCTTCCCTGCCGGCTTTGTCCCGAGAACTGTTTAGTCACGGTCTTTGTCCGCGATGAAAACCAAGGAACGCTTCGCACGCAGAACGGTAGCAATCACACGGCGGCGACGAGCGATCATCCACACCAAACGACGTGACTTCGCCGCTCGTCATGCATCGCATTGTTCTGCCACGTGCGAAACCGAATTGACGTTAGCCACGGGAGAGTGTGTTGACAAGACGCTCAAATTCTGCGTTGTTTGCAAATAGTGCCGACGACAGCGTTGTGCGTTTTCGTTTACCTGAAAGATGAATTTGTTTAACAAAGCCTATGTCGGTTGTCCGGACTGTTACCTTCGCTACCGGAAGAGACCAACCGGCACCGGCAAGGAGACCGCCCGGTAAAGTGAGTTTGCCGTCATGAATGGTGATCAGTTTTGGTGGACGTGAACGTGCGCGAAGGAGTGTGATGGATACAGAGAGCCCCGCGATGGCAAGCACCACGCCAACCGTCAGGACAGTCCAAGAAGGAAGTGGAGCACGTCCAATCATTAGAGAATTGCGCAGAAGCCAAGCCAGAGGAACTGCAAGTATTCCCGTCGCCAACGTCACCCAAGCAATCCAAAGTTGGTTGGAGCGGAGTTTGCCATACTCCCACTGCATCGCATTGTTTCCGATTGGGCTTGCACTCATATCATGCGTCTCAGCAAAAGTTGATTATTCGAATCGCGGTGTTGTAAAAGCTGGAACAATTTAATCGGCAGAACGTTAACGATCACTTGGCCGCCGTGAACGACTTACCACTCGTATAAACTCAACTCGGCGGCTCACGTGCATCGCCTCGTTCGTCCCTTTGGTCACTGCCGGTCGGCATCGCCTGGATTCATGCCTTCAGAATGAGTAACAGTCATGACACCAGTTGACGTGGTGTCAGATGCCACAATTTTATCACGATTCGGGGGTGTTAGTAGCTCAACGACATGTCCATCCAGATCCTTTACGACAGCTCGCCTGCCCCATTCGCTGTCGGCCGGTTTAGAGATCAATTCCGCGCCGACATCCAGAAGCATCGAGACAATCGAATCGACATCGTCGACCGAAAAGCCGATTCGCGTTCCGATCGTCGGCGGATGCTTCCCAAGCGGATAAATCTCAAAGACGAAACCATCGATGACTGATGCGTAGTGCTCTGGTCCGTTTCCGTGGCGGTGTCTTGTAAACAACAGCCCCATCTCCGAATAAAAATCGGATGCTCGGTCGATGTCCGTTGACCGCAATACGGTCAGATTCATGATCGGGGGAGCTGCAAACATATGTTGGGACGAACGAATTGCGATCTATCCGCGCACGCGGAGGAACGGGGATCCATCGTGCGCCAGAGCTTTGTCGGTCCTCAGGGGGGACCGGCTAGAGAACCTGATTAGAACGGATCCTGTCAGGCGATGCCAGCTTCTCGGACCCAGGCGAACTCGAGCTGGGTGGCGGGAGGGCGATCCGGTTCGGACTCCGCCTCCTCTGCACTTTCTTGTGCACTGTTCGCACGACCAGTCGTACCAAGTGCGAAAACCTCCACCCATCGCGGCGTCCCCGGCATCCCGGAGGGATCACAGCCAGTAGCCGGAGGTCAGCGCAGCGCCACCTCCGGGCAACGCCCCCCAGAACGCCGCAGGAAGGTAGGAAAATTTCGGGTAGGAAAACGGATGCCCGAAAAACGACACACCGGGCAAACACCCTACTCTCTTTTCCTACCCGAAATTTTCTACCTCCATCTCCAGCCGATGCTTCCTCCGCGCTTCATCATCAGAACCCCCGTTCCTCTTCGCATTGAGAAAGCTGGCAAAGACGCCGATACAAACTCTCGAAAGCCCCCACCACACGCCGCCCTGCCCCGTCGAACGCCCTGCCCCGTCGAACGCCCTGCCCCGTCGAACGACCTGCCCCGTCGAACGACCTGCCCCGTCGAACGACCTGCCCCGTCGAACGACCTGCCACGTCGAACACCCTCCGCCACAAGAATCACTTGCACGCCGTTCATCAACGTCGCGGTGCAAGCCATGTCTTGATCTCAATGGTGCACTTCAAAAACCCCAAGGCGATCGACTACCAAGCAACGGCGTGAGCGTGTGCAGAGTCGGATTTGTCTTTGAGTCAAAGAGAAACAACCTCGACCACACAACGCGAGTGACGGAGGAGTCATGCGCCGCAGGATCACACGTTGGGCCACAAGAGATCAAGACGCTCATCGCATCAAAACGCGGACGACCTACCGCCAGAGGATTTGAGAAGCTGGCCTCAGCCCACCGCAACCGCACGCCAACCTTCGAATCGGTACGCAATTCGACCAAGTTCAACGACAGCCATCACCGATGGACGGCCATTGTGGTTTCAACTTTGCCGTTCGTCGGTGGATGGCTTGGTTATCCAGCGTCTACTGATCCTGGTCTGGGCGCCAACGAGGGTAGTATTCGAGTAACGATGGATGCATCGGGTACTCAAGGATCGCTGCGCGCGGACCCGTGATCATGTAATCTTCAACGCAGCACCCGCAACCGCCAATGGCTTCATATTCAAGTAGTTTTGGTTTCCATTTTGCCTCCCATGCTGCCTTGGCAATCTCGTGAGCCGGATCGCATGCGAACACGGTATGTTCAACTGTTGCGGTACAAATCCTCAGTTCACTGGAGTCATACGATTTTGCATTCCATAGTCGGTCGACGGCCTCTTGAAGGGATTGGTAATATTCATCTGCGGCGAGGTCTGGGTGCTGTGTGACTTTCGGTGACTCTCCCGCAGCGACACGTTCCAATTGTTGCTGGAGAAACTCCGTGTCAGTGAGATTTTCAGTTTGTCCACCGACATCCCAAGGCGTTCGTCGCAGATCCTGCGAACGGTCATTGCAGCCGATCACCGCTAACGTTGCGACCAACGCAACAGCGAAGCAAGTGTTTTGCGGTGGACTACCGATCGACATGCTTTGCCCGGATAACGCGTCACCGTTCACCGCGGCACGGCGAACGACATTGTGTTTTCAATGGACGCCGACTCCGTGCCTGCGTGTGCGGGCGGATGGTTCACGCGTCCGGCCACGACGACAGCACGCGCCATCGTCGCTGACGGCCAATGTACTCGATCGGAATCATCGAGAGAAATTTCACTCCCCTCGCTGAACCGATTTCTATGTGGAGTCGGGATGAAGCCTCGGAGGGCTGGCAAAATGCTTGCCGGTGGTGTCAGCCACCGGAATCGAAAGAACGGATTTGCTGAGGCCTGGAAGGCCGGCACAATGTCTCCCGGTCCACTCGAAGCCCGGGTATTGTGTCGGCCCGCTGGGCCGTGAGTATTCCTTTGAATCCACCCCGGTGGCTGACGCCACCGGCAGACACTCTACCGGCCCTCCGGGCCTAAGACACTTCGTTCTGCCAGCCAAATCCGCTCCATTGATCCCTTTGGACTCGGAAACACGAAGCAGCCACCATTTCAGGCGTTGGTTTGTCTTCCTCGGCCGAGTCGCCCGGGCACCTATCAAACGATGAAATCAAATGTGAATCACAGGAAACAGAGGTCCGATGAAACCCGGTGGGCGCAGTTCGAGCGTACCAACTGCGGCATGAGCGTGAACTAAGAGATGCTGGGTTCACGCAAAGGCGCCAAGCCGCAATGGAGTGGGTTGTAATCTTTGCGGCTTGGCGACTTTGCGTGAGCTCCCACCAGCAAGTACGCCGGCGCCCCAGTCAATCCGCCGCAGATCACTTGCCACAAAAAGCACGAGAAGTCGCGACAAGAAAAGGGGCGATCCGTCGACAGGCGTCGGTTAGCAGCGCGAACGGCACGTATCACCCGGCCCAAGCGGTTAAGCCACAACCTCCCAAGAGACACTCGAGGGCTCGGTGTGCATCTGATGGTTCGTCGTCACTCTAGCGAAAGATTGCGGCAAGCGACGAGCTCATTGATAGTGCCGCTCGGAAATCGTTGCATCGGCAACATATGCGTCATTCTGCTCGACAAACATACCCGACACGATCCAGATCGGTTTTTCACTGGCGGTCGCGAGCTGAAAAGTCAACTCGGCGGTATCGATACGCCAAAGGTCGATGTGCAGTTCGTTGGTGCCAGGATACTCGTGCGCGGGTTTCGTTGCCGTTGGGATGACCGCGGGTGAAAGAGACGGTTCTTGCACACACAGGGAAACCAGCGCCCGTCGAAAACGCTGGACTTGAGGGTCTTCGTCGGTGACGACCTGTAGGTGCGATATGTTTGGTTGCGCCATCTCACGCCGTTCAAGGATTGGTGTGGAGTTGCCTGCACATCCCGCGACTGCGGCAGAAATGTTCAGCAACAGCAATGCGTGCAGCTTCGCCAAGTGCTTTCCCCTTAATCGACGAACGTTGATGGTCACACGGTGGCACCCCAGGAGTTGGTGGTCACGAAAAGACGTTGCCGCCACTCGTGTGCACCACATAGTTACGACGATTCTTGTTCGGCTCGATGGCATGCGGACGCTTGAGTTTTGTTGTCCGCGCCGTCCGCATTCCGGTGCCCCCGTGCATCCAGGTTCTCGGTCTTACGATAGCGCATCCATTCTTTGTCCAGTCGCTTTAGTTCTTCGTCGGCGATGGCGTCAATCTTTTGCAGTGCGAAAAGAAGCGAGCGAGGCGAAATTGGCGGCAACGTCATTGCGTGTTTCTTGCCGCAGGATCGACACGTCATCATCGGCGATCGAATGTCTCGTTGGTCTCGAATGTCTGATCGGAGGGACGTCATCCGCTCGCAGAACGTGATGACTTCGCTCCAGTTTGGATTGTTGGACCAAAAGCGTTCCAGTTCGGCGAGCATTTCCGGAAACCAAGCTCGTTGGGCATCGCCGGATGGCATCGAGAATGTGTCCTTTTGAGTCGTAACGTTGGCGATCACGCGGTCGCCGCGAGCGATCCTCCACATCAGTCACCACGACTCCGCGGCTCGCCGTGCATCCGATGGTTATCGCTTTTCCGGAATCCCAATCACCAGAGGATCTATTGGGTAGCTGACCCTCGTAACCACAACTGTTTCTGGATGAAGCGAATTCGCGATTGCCGGATGAATCGTGGTTCCCTTATGCAAGAACACTACCGCTCGGTCTTTACTGAGCAAGTCTTTAATTACCGATGAGTCGATTACATCGCCATTCAAATGGGCGAATTGAAGTGTGTTGAAAGAAGCTGCAAACCGCTTTTCCCGAATGACGAGTACTGAACGTCCCCGGTCAATCGAAGCCGTTATGGATCGACCACCGTGTTCGATTGTCCCCTCGTGATTCCATGTTTGTCGAGTTTCGCCCCAGTCCATCGTAGTCCCAACAAAAAGTTTTCCGTTGGGTGTATCGTCTTCGATGTGTGCGTCGATAATCGTCTCGGGGGGTCCGACGACCGGCTCGTCCGCCGTGGCGAAGCAAACCGACAAGAGAAGAGGAAGCAACACGATAACGGATCGGTACAAAATTGACATTGGATTCTTCTTTGCGATAACGTTAGAAATCACGCGGGACGGTCGAAAGACGTGCAAGCAGACCAAAATCCGCGACTCTCGTCCTTATGGTCATCCGCCATTTTCTGTGCGCTGGGAAGTGTTTGGCGAGACAATTTCGAAGGCGGTAGGATACCAGTACGACTCGATCCAGTCATCTCCGATCGGAGCAATACGATCAACGGTCCATCCGGCATCGCGCATCGTGAACATCATGCTGTCAGCGGCGGGCGCATTCGTTGAGTGAATCAGGGCCGGGCAAATCGCGTCTTGGGTTGCGAGGAATGTCGACACATCGCGTCCATCACCGGGATCAGGGTCACCTGGCGAGTCGACGAACAGGTCGTGGTCAAGGCAGATCAAGCAAGGAGTCGAAGAAAGGGCCGAGTACGCAGCAATGAAAGCGGGTGCAGTTCGATAGACGTCGAGACGAACGTTGGGATGGTGAGCCACGAGGATCGCATTGAACCGCCTTATACGGTCAAGATCGTCTTCGAGCATCACTAGGTATTGCATTGGCTGAACGCTGCGTCATTCAGTCGGCGAACGAAATGCGATCTATCCGGGTACGGAGTACACGGATAGATCGTGCGTTAAAGTTTGTCGGCACGACTTGGCCGCTTCTGGGGGACGCTATTAGAACAGCATTCGTTGCTGCATGCCAGTTTCTGCGGCCGTCTCGGTCATGGCGTCCAAGCCCGGGGACTCTCCTGCACTTTCAATGCCACTTTTCAGATACCACTCGTACCACTCCGAAAAACCTTCCCCCATCGAATCGTCCCAGAACCGAATCTCATCAAGTTTTTGGCTCTCACGGTACCAACCTGGGCTACACTCCGAATCGCGTCCCAAGATCTCGCTCCAGGATCGCTTCGGACACTCGTGCGTCAGACGAAGCGACTCGCTGCCACAGTGCTCACAGCATCGCTCCGGCTCGGTCTCCAACTCGGCCTCCGCTTCTTCCACCGCAGCCATCACGGCCATGCGAGCCTCCGCACCGTCGGCTGCACTCAGGGAGGCAAGGCAGCGTTGCTGATACGCCACCGCTTTCGTGCTCGACCAACCTCCGAATTGACGCGTTTTGGTTAGCTGATTGGGCTGGATGTGCAAGCACCAGCGGCAAATGAACTCCGCTGTCGAAAGAGTCAACGGAACTTGAATCGACTCACCGCCCGTCGTGTATCCTTCACGTGCCCAGAGCCGTAGGCAAGCTTTCGTTCTCGGATCAGATGGAGCTGGAAGGTTCTAACGTCTTCGACGGTTGCCTGGTCGAGCGGTTTTTCGATAAAGTCGGCAAACTTTCGCACGTGATAGGTGTAGGCGTCGATGGTGGCTTCGGCCATGTTGCGGATCACCATGTCTTCGGCGAGCCGCTTGGTGAGTTTGCAGGTTCGTTTTTTGTGTGACATCACGGTTGCTTGTCCTTGTTGTGAAACAGAGTTCAAAAGAAGTTCGCGCCGCAGCGTGCGGGGAACACAACAAGGGTGCGTCAACGAGCAAAAAGCGCAAGTTAAAACGTCAGGCAAAGCACCAAGAAAGAGACCGTAAGAACGCCCAGCGCACACAACTAGCTAACCGCAAAAGCGCCTACAGGCGCGCCGAAAGACAGACGCGTTGTGACCCTCACACGCTCACCGCACCGACAAGAGAAAACGGTCACGCCAATGAAGTCGCTGCCGATTAAGTTCAACGGCGGTGGTCACCGCGTCGGCGCGATCGACCCAAACTCAAAAACAAACTCAACTCGCCGACTGCGGTGCACCACATGGTTCACGCGGTCGGCCACGACGACAGCCCGAGCCAGCATCGGTCTGTGCCAATGTACTCCATCGAAATCGCCTTGGGAAATTTCACTCCCCTTGCTGTACCGATCTCATTGTGGAGTCGGGATGAAGCCCGGAGGGCTGGCACAATGCTTGCCGGTGGTGTCAGCCACCGGTATCGAAAGAACGGATTTGCTGAGGCCTGGAAGGCCGGCACAATGGGTCTCCCGGTCCACGCCAAGCCCGGGCATTGTGTCGACCCGCTGGGCCTAGGGCGCTCCTTTGAATCCTCCCCCGGTGGCTGACGCCACCGGCAGACACTCTACCGGCCCTCCGGGCCTGAAAGCCGCCCTCGTACTCAGCACCGTGGTACTCGTGCTCGTACTCGAATCAACAGGCGTCGGTTTGTCTTCCTCGGCCGAGTCGACCGCGCACCTGTCGAACGATGACATCAAATGCGAATCTCAGGAAACAGAAGCTCGATGAAATCAGATGGGCGTCCTATGGGTCACGATCCAACGACGGCGAATCAATTGCCACAAAAGAACGCGAGAAGACGCAAAAGAAGAAGTGGACGCTGTCGTCAGGCGTGGGTTACCAGCGTGAACGTCACGGATCACGCGGTCGCCGCGAGCGATCCTCCACTTCAAAAACCACGACTCGGCGACTCGTCGTGCATCCGATGGTTCGTCGGGTCTACGATCGTTGGGGTCGCGATTCGCTAGTGATTGTCAACAAGTTACTCGGTGTGAACTGCCGTGGGCAAACAAACGTGGCAATCTCTGGCGAGCAGTCAACGGTTCGTGGTATCAATCGACGGTTTGTGATTCTGGTGTCCATGTGCTCGTGCGTATCGCGCGATCGACCCAATTTGCAGGTCTAAAAAGTAACGATGATACACGGTGTTCGACACTTTCTGGGTCAGGGAATCCGTAGTGTGGTTCAACGTACGTCTTTA
Encoded here:
- a CDS encoding phage integrase N-terminal SAM-like domain-containing protein; the encoded protein is MSHKKRTCKLTKRLAEDMVIRNMAEATIDAYTYHVRKFADFIEKPLDQATVEDVRTFQLHLIRERKLAYGSGHVKDTRRAVSRFKFR
- a CDS encoding cyclic-phosphate processing receiver domain-containing protein; its protein translation is MLEDDLDRIRRFNAILVAHHPNVRLDVYRTAPAFIAAYSALSSTPCLICLDHDLFVDSPGDPDPGDGRDVSTFLATQDAICPALIHSTNAPAADSMMFTMRDAGWTVDRIAPIGDDWIESYWYPTAFEIVSPNTSQRTENGG
- a CDS encoding VOC family protein yields the protein MNLTVLRSTDIDRASDFYSEMGLLFTRHRHGNGPEHYASVIDGFVFEIYPLGKHPPTIGTRIGFSVDDVDSIVSMLLDVGAELISKPADSEWGRRAVVKDLDGHVVELLTPPNRDKIVASDTTSTGVMTVTHSEGMNPGDADRQ